In Nicotiana tabacum cultivar K326 chromosome 11, ASM71507v2, whole genome shotgun sequence, a single window of DNA contains:
- the LOC107801661 gene encoding uncharacterized protein LOC107801661, whose amino-acid sequence MENRPVDIPESHFKDLLKYWNSDPHKEKKKEISDTSDTVSSKDMFVATRKRKLGQVYKSSYDNTISKIAKMERIQSSQESEDGSHSDDAFASVMGPEHPGRMRLYG is encoded by the exons ATGGAGAATAGGCCAGTAGATATTCCGGAATCTCACTTTAAGGATCTTCTTAAATATTGGAACTCCGATCCTCACAAG gaaaaaaagaaggaaatctCTGATACTTCAGATACTGTATCAAGTAAGGACATGTTTGTGgctacaagaaaaagaaaacttggCCAAGTATACAAAAGCTCATATGACAATACAATTAGTAAAATT GCTAAAATGGAGAGAATACAATCATCTCAGGAAAGTGAAGATGGCAGTCATTCAGATGACGCTTTTGCATCAGTCATGGGACCTGAACATCCAGGTCGCATGAGATTGTATGGATGA